One genomic segment of Chitinophaga sancti includes these proteins:
- a CDS encoding histidine kinase: MKIKPDEWRVTIIVNNLFAVFVFYINYSLLIPRFILSGNYYKYIIYTIPIALACLATPNLVNVVLDYLYGHNPDIRPTNFIIGTILMSAMGLVLAFAMRFSEDWKRMREEKKELENTIKATELVYLKKQLNPHFFFNTLNGIYAMIIKKSPMAPKAVLLLSNLMRYVLYDSDNTLVELEKEVNYVTNYVEMQKMRLSENNHVSVTVKGDMSQVNILPLVFIPFIENAFKYGISSEVESSIIIDIHYIDNYIFFSCINDINENNMPSFHSGIGISNSIKRLDMTYPGKYSLTHLARKGKYYVELKIDLLC, translated from the coding sequence ATGAAAATTAAACCAGATGAATGGCGGGTAACAATCATCGTCAACAATCTATTTGCAGTATTTGTATTTTATATCAATTACAGCCTGCTAATACCAAGGTTCATACTTTCAGGAAATTATTATAAATATATAATTTACACTATTCCCATTGCATTAGCCTGTTTAGCAACACCCAATTTAGTAAATGTAGTACTTGACTACCTTTACGGACATAACCCTGATATCCGCCCAACAAATTTCATCATAGGCACTATCCTGATGTCTGCTATGGGGTTAGTATTGGCATTTGCCATGCGATTCTCTGAAGACTGGAAAAGAATGCGGGAGGAAAAAAAAGAGCTGGAGAATACCATAAAAGCAACAGAGCTGGTTTATTTAAAAAAGCAATTGAATCCGCATTTCTTTTTTAATACGCTGAACGGAATTTATGCAATGATCATTAAAAAGTCGCCAATGGCCCCTAAGGCGGTGTTATTATTGTCTAACCTCATGCGGTATGTACTATATGATTCCGACAATACGTTGGTAGAACTCGAAAAAGAGGTCAACTATGTAACGAATTATGTTGAAATGCAGAAAATGAGGCTCAGCGAAAATAATCATGTATCCGTCACTGTGAAAGGTGATATGTCACAGGTAAATATACTTCCGCTGGTGTTTATTCCTTTTATAGAAAATGCTTTTAAATACGGGATTTCTTCAGAAGTGGAAAGCAGTATAATTATAGATATCCATTACATTGACAATTATATTTTCTTTTCCTGTATCAATGATATAAATGAGAACAATATGCCCTCTTTTCACTCGGGTATTGGCATCAGCAATTCTATCAAACGACTGGATATGACCTATCCCGGCAAGTATTCGCTCACACATCTTGCCAGAAAAGGGAAATATTATGTGGAATTAAAAATAGACCTTTTATGTTAA
- a CDS encoding LytTR family DNA-binding domain-containing protein yields MLSCIAIDDEPLALDVLKEYIQLIPEVTLFKTFTSKEKAKNYLSDYPVDFIFLDIEMPDLNGVDFYRSLTRKPPVIFITAYSNYAVAGFELDAVDYLLKPIDPERLQQSVNRVLLRMKNIQPDVQSFLTIRHKYQLKNILLSEILYVEGLNDYVKIFTRQESKPIIALMSMKEIAMKLPQQIFLRIHRSFIIPVSDIVSYNSKMVQLKSIALPIGDTYRTNIAQILKSKNS; encoded by the coding sequence ATGTTAAGTTGTATTGCAATTGACGATGAACCACTGGCGTTAGATGTGTTGAAAGAGTACATACAGCTCATTCCGGAGGTGACATTGTTTAAGACTTTTACCAGTAAGGAAAAAGCGAAAAACTATCTATCCGACTACCCGGTAGATTTTATTTTTCTGGATATTGAAATGCCGGATCTCAACGGCGTTGATTTTTACAGATCGCTCACCAGGAAACCCCCGGTTATATTTATTACCGCCTACAGCAATTATGCTGTAGCAGGTTTTGAGCTGGACGCGGTCGATTACCTGTTGAAGCCCATAGACCCGGAGCGGTTACAACAATCAGTAAACCGGGTTTTGTTGAGAATGAAGAACATACAGCCGGATGTTCAGTCATTTCTTACCATCCGCCATAAATACCAGTTAAAGAACATTTTGCTATCGGAAATCCTGTATGTGGAAGGGTTAAATGATTATGTTAAGATTTTTACCCGCCAGGAATCCAAACCAATCATCGCCTTAATGTCCATGAAGGAGATCGCCATGAAACTTCCCCAGCAGATTTTCCTTAGAATACACCGCTCATTCATCATCCCTGTCAGTGATATCGTATCCTATAACAGTAAAATGGTGCAACTGAAAAGTATCGCACTTCCTATCGGGGATACATATCGCACGAACATAGCCCAGATTCTTAAAAGCAAGAATAGCTGA
- a CDS encoding TolC family protein, with product MKRMMLGFVSWLLLFQANSAAQEKADTLRLKDCIQFALAHHENSLIYANKVTASKEAIRESKSVLLPTVSGNASFDYNLKLQTSVIPAGALSDKELRLQMGSRYSTGAYLEADETLFDKANWLNIKSAKTDKDLADLNLKKQQELIVYNTVKAYYNVLSYAEKVRLLKENEKEYLQLEQILKLRYEQGVVKKSSYDKTRLDLNNIQAEISSNENYYRLALNQLKKEIGADLETEVAVSTRIRFDESAPSPGFTNLPLTQLTDYNIDLQQLRKQEIAAQQKKAAFLPTLSLYAKYGVNAYGTKSSDAFNDWFDYSVIGMKLSVPIFSGFKKQSQYQQSKIALTNQQLTATLNARTYKLDFQDANANLYSSYTTLIKNKENLSLASELLSEATVEFKEGKTDLSSYLDTEYSYKESQSNYINSLIDYLNAKVAMEKANGSLLNYVNNLE from the coding sequence ATGAAAAGAATGATGCTTGGCTTTGTTTCATGGTTGCTGCTCTTTCAGGCCAACAGTGCAGCACAGGAAAAGGCAGATACGTTAAGGCTTAAAGATTGCATACAGTTTGCACTTGCCCATCATGAAAATTCCCTCATCTATGCAAACAAAGTAACAGCATCGAAAGAAGCTATCCGGGAAAGTAAATCAGTACTATTGCCGACCGTTAGTGGCAATGCGTCATTTGATTATAACCTTAAACTTCAAACGTCCGTCATCCCTGCCGGCGCGCTCTCAGACAAAGAACTCCGCTTGCAGATGGGTAGCAGGTATAGCACGGGGGCATACCTGGAAGCCGATGAAACCCTTTTTGATAAAGCTAACTGGCTGAATATAAAATCCGCTAAAACAGACAAAGACCTGGCCGATCTGAACTTAAAGAAACAGCAGGAACTAATTGTATATAATACCGTAAAGGCATATTACAACGTATTGTCCTACGCAGAGAAAGTGCGGTTACTGAAAGAGAATGAAAAAGAATATCTTCAACTCGAGCAAATTCTGAAACTTAGGTATGAGCAGGGTGTAGTGAAGAAAAGCTCGTACGATAAAACCCGCCTGGACCTGAATAATATACAGGCCGAAATCAGCTCAAATGAAAATTACTACCGGCTGGCTTTAAACCAGCTGAAAAAAGAAATAGGGGCTGATCTTGAAACGGAAGTAGCGGTCAGTACCCGGATCAGGTTCGATGAATCAGCACCATCACCTGGCTTCACCAATTTACCATTAACCCAACTTACTGATTATAACATTGATTTACAACAATTGCGTAAGCAGGAGATCGCTGCACAACAGAAAAAGGCGGCCTTCCTTCCTACGCTTTCCCTGTATGCAAAGTATGGAGTCAATGCATATGGAACTAAATCTTCAGATGCGTTTAATGACTGGTTTGACTATTCTGTCATAGGCATGAAACTAAGTGTGCCTATTTTCAGTGGGTTCAAAAAGCAAAGTCAATACCAGCAAAGTAAAATAGCACTGACCAATCAGCAGCTGACTGCCACCTTAAATGCCAGAACATATAAGCTTGATTTCCAGGATGCGAATGCGAACTTATATAGCTCCTATACGACCTTGATAAAAAATAAAGAAAATCTATCACTGGCATCAGAACTCCTTTCTGAAGCCACCGTGGAATTCAAAGAAGGGAAAACAGACCTTTCATCGTACCTGGACACAGAATATTCTTACAAAGAATCTCAGAGTAACTACATTAATTCCCTGATAGATTACCTCAATGCCAAAGTAGCCATGGAAAAGGCAAACGGCAGTTTATTGAATTACGTTAACAATCTTGAATAA
- a CDS encoding efflux RND transporter periplasmic adaptor subunit, with protein MTGKRIITIVVAVVVVGIIFLTLTKNKKKLDEDKKPEDRSKIAVNVLTDTVRKQPLSNTLQLPATLIAKDEGTITAETSGRIDVLHIELGTYVNKGQVVGHIDMTENKIKLSATELSISKLEQDYERNKVLLQGNATNANAVSDARYDLDSKKLDADQLRATISKANIISPVSGTIIEKKVLAGEYVTTGGSIASVFNTMILKARIYVPESRIMAIKPGQKAVITTESLPGKVFHGTVAFISPKGDDNHNFTVELVVDNTNGHLLKAGLYVKATLMENEIVNALQIPKVALVEGVKNPYVYTIVNNRAVAVKIMVGRENNDMIEVLSGLSEGQVVITSGLINVVSGNNVHAINKSK; from the coding sequence ATGACTGGAAAAAGAATAATAACTATAGTCGTTGCAGTTGTGGTAGTCGGTATTATTTTTCTAACACTGACCAAAAACAAAAAGAAACTGGACGAAGATAAAAAACCGGAAGACAGGTCAAAGATAGCGGTCAATGTACTTACAGATACTGTGAGGAAACAACCTTTATCCAACACCTTGCAATTGCCGGCCACTCTCATCGCAAAGGATGAAGGTACCATTACCGCCGAGACCTCAGGTCGTATTGATGTATTGCATATAGAGCTTGGTACATATGTGAACAAGGGACAAGTGGTTGGACACATCGACATGACGGAGAACAAAATAAAACTGAGTGCGACAGAATTATCCATTTCAAAGCTGGAACAGGATTATGAACGCAACAAAGTGTTACTACAGGGAAATGCCACCAATGCAAATGCTGTCAGTGATGCCAGGTATGACCTGGACAGTAAAAAACTGGATGCCGATCAGCTACGTGCCACTATCAGTAAAGCCAATATTATCTCACCCGTTTCAGGTACAATTATAGAAAAGAAAGTATTAGCAGGTGAATATGTAACCACGGGCGGATCCATCGCTTCCGTGTTCAATACAATGATTTTGAAGGCACGGATTTATGTGCCTGAATCCAGGATAATGGCAATAAAGCCCGGTCAAAAGGCTGTGATCACGACCGAATCTTTGCCAGGAAAGGTCTTTCATGGTACGGTTGCTTTCATCAGCCCCAAAGGGGATGACAATCATAATTTTACAGTAGAATTGGTGGTAGACAATACCAACGGTCATCTATTAAAAGCAGGTTTATATGTGAAAGCTACTCTGATGGAAAATGAGATAGTGAATGCATTGCAGATACCTAAAGTTGCACTGGTTGAAGGAGTAAAAAATCCATATGTCTATACCATCGTGAATAATAGAGCAGTCGCTGTAAAGATTATGGTTGGCCGGGAAAACAATGATATGATTGAGGTACTGAGCGGCCTGTCTGAAGGACAGGTGGTGATCACCAGTGGCCTTATAAATGTTGTTTCAGGAAATAACGTACATGCGATCAACAAAAGCAAATAG